A portion of the Drosophila innubila isolate TH190305 chromosome 3L unlocalized genomic scaffold, UK_Dinn_1.0 0_D_3L, whole genome shotgun sequence genome contains these proteins:
- the LOC117787613 gene encoding cell death protein rpr: MAVAFYIPDQATLLRKAREQEQQLLRLRHWQMATVMLNTIRQLMDSTASQCLQRAGRKCGKWRKPSQ; encoded by the coding sequence ATGGCTGTGGCCTTCTATATTCCCGATCAGGCGACGCTGCTGCGCAAGGCGCgagagcaggagcagcaattGTTGCGCCTACGCCACTGGCAGATGGCTACAGTGATGCTTAACACTATACGCCAGCTCATGGACTCCACGGCCAGTCAGTGTCTGCAGCGTGCAGGACGCAAGTGCGGCAAGTGGCGCAAACCATCGCAGTAA